The sequence GCGCCAGCGCGGTGCTGACGTTGGCCGCCGTCAGCCCTTGCGCGAGTTGGCGGGCGAGCTGCTCGAAGTCGGCCAACGCGGCGTGTTCCTCACGGCGTTCGGCGCTGTAGCCGAACACATCGAACACCGTGCTGCGCAGCCGGCGCCCTTGGGCCAGCCAGCGCATCGCCGGCAGCAACCACGCGCCAAAACGCTGCTTGGCAGGCCGTTCGGCGCTGCCTTGCGCCTCGCTCATGCCACCCCGGCCCCCGCGCCACGGCGGCACCAGATGAAAGTGGAGCTGGTAATCGCCCTCAAACTGCGCTGCGATGCGGGCCTGAAACTCCGGGCTGCTGAGCTGGCGTGCCACCTCGTATTCATCCTTCACCGCCATGAGTTTGTAGAGGCTCACCGCCACCTCGCGGGTGAAGCGGTCGCTGCCGATGCGTTCCCGCTCCAGCGCGGCGATCTCTTGCACGAACTGCTCATAACGTCGAGCGTAAGCCGCGTCTTGGTAAGCGGTGAGGCGCGGCAGGCGGTCGGCCAAGAGATCGGCCAGCGCCGGGGTGCGCTCCGGCAACAGGATGACGGATTCGCGCACCGGCCCATGCGCCAACTCGGACGGCATGCGCCCCGCCACCGCTTCCACCTTGCCCACATCCAACGCCGCTTGACGGCCCCAGGCAAACGCCGCCCGGTTCATCGCCACCGACGCGCCGTTGAGCTCAATCGCCCATTCCAGCGAGGCCAGCCGCAACGGCAGCCAGCCTTTTTGCCAAGCGAACCCCAGCACAAACACGTTCGTCGCCACCGCGTCGCCCAGTAAGGCGGTGGCCAGGTGAGTCGCGCCCAGCGCATGGGCTTCGGCCACGGCGCTGCGGGCGCGGGCCAGCAGGGCATCGGGCGAAGCTTGCCAATCCGGGTTTTGGGTGAAGGTGCCGGTGGGGGCCACATCGGTGTTGAGCACGGCGCGGGTGCGCTGTGCATCCATCCCAAGCAGCGCGGAGGCGCTGGCGCTCACCATCAAATCGCAGCCCAGCAGCACATCGGCTTGGTGATCGGGGACGCGGGCGGCGTGCAGCACGTCCGGGTTCGCCGCAATGCGCACATGCGACATCACCGCCCCGCCCTTTTGCGCCAAACCGGCCATGTCCAGCACCACCACGCCCTTGCCTTCGAGGTGCGCGGCCATGCCCAGCAGCGCGCCGATTGTCACCACGCCCGTGCCGCCCACGCCGGTGATGAGCACGTTCCAGGTGTGATCCAAAGTCGGCAGCGGCGGCTCTGGCAGCACGTCTTGCGGCAGGCCGGTGGCGCGGGGTTCAGGCTTGCGCAGTTGGCCGCCTTGCACCGTCACGAAACTCGGGCAAAAGCCCTTCACGCACGAAAAATCTTGGTTGCACGCGCTTTGGTCGATGGCGCGCTTGCGCCCCAGCGGCGTTTCCACCGGCACGATGGCCACGCAGTTGCTCTGCACGCCGCAATCGCCGCAGCCTTCGCAGATGTCGGGGTGAATCACCGCCCGCTGCGCCAGCACCGGCATCAGCCCCTTTTTGCGCCGACGCCGTTTTTCCGCCGCACACGTTTGCACATACACGATGACGGAGACGCCCTTCAGCTCGCGCACGCGGCGTTGCAATGCGTCCATCGCATCGCGGTGCAGGATCTCCACCCCAGCGGGCAGGCCCGCTGCGCCGTGATGGGGCTGCGGATCGTCACTCACCAAAAAGAGCTGGGTGATGCCCTCGGCGGCGAGCTGTTGCAGCAGTTGCACCGGGGTGGGGGCGCCTTCGACCGGCTGGCCGCCCGTCATGGCGACTGCGTCGTTCACCAACAGTTTGTAGGTGACGTTGACCCCCGCCGCCCGTGCCGCCCGGATCGCCAACGAACCCGAGTGCATGTAGGTGCCATCGCCCAGGTTGATGAAACGATGCTTTTGCGCGGTGAAGGGCGCGTGGCCGATCCAGCTCACGCCCTCGCCGCCCATCTGGGTGAGGGTGGCGGTGCGCCGGTCCATCCACTGCACCATGTAATGGCAGCCAATGCCGGCGCTGGCCTGCGAGCCTTCGGGCACTTTTGTGCTGGTGTTGTGCGGACAACCGGCGCAAAAGTAGGGCACGCGCTGCGGCAGCGGCGCGGCGCCGTTGGCGGATGCGCTCGCCTTTTGGCACGGCGTCAGCCACGCGCGCACCGACTCGGGCAGCGCCGCTTCGCCCAGCACCTTGGCCAAGCGCGAAGCGATGACGCTGGCGATCACCGCTGGCGTCAGCTCGCCATTGGGGGACAGCAAGATGCCATCGTGCGGCACCTTCACCCATTCGCCGGTTTCGTCGTACTTGCCGACGACACGCGGGCGGGCGCTGGCCGGCTCGTTGTAAAGATGCTCTTTGATTTGGTATTCGAGCACCTGGCGTTTTTCTTCCACCACCAGGATTTCGTCCAACCCCTGCGCAAACTCGACCACACATTGCGGCTCCAGCGGCCACACCACGCCGATCTTCAACAAGCGCAGGCCGAGCACAGCGGCGGCGGCTTCGTCCAAGCCCAACATCACCAAGGCTTCGCGCACATCCAGGTAACTTTTTCCGGTGGTGCAGATGCCAAGCTTGGCGCTGGGCGCCGCCCAATCTTGCCGATTCAGGCCGTTCACGCGCACGTATTCGAGCAGGGCGTAGAGGCGTTCGCGTTGCAGGCGGTTTTCTTGCTGCAAGGGCGGATCGGGCCAGCGGATGTGAAAACCGTCCGGCGGAATCGGGTAACTGTCGGGGATGCGGATGTTGACCGCCATCGGATCGACTTCCACCGAGGAGGAAGATTCGACCGTGTCGCTGATCGTTTTGAACCCCACCCAGCAGCCCGAGTAGCGCGACATGGCGTAACCGTGCAGCCCGAACTCGATGAACTCGCGCACGCCCGACGGGTGCAACACCGGGATCATGGCGGCGATGAAAGCGTGTTCGCTCTGATGCGGCAGGGTGCTGCTTTTGCAGGCGTGGTCGTCGCCCGCCACCAGCAACACGCCACCGTGTTCGGCACAGCCGGCGATGTTGCCGTGTTTGAACACGTCGCCTGAGCGATCCACGCCCGGCCCCTTGCCGTACCAAAGCGAAAACACCCCTTGCACGGTGGCTTCGGGGTCGAGCGCCACCATTTGCGAGCCCCACACCGCCGTGGCGGCCAGCTCCTCGTTCAAGCCGGGGGTGAAGCGGATGTTGTGGGCGTCCAGGTGCTTTTTGGCGCGCCACATTTCTTGATCGACACCGCCCAGCGGCGAGCCGCGATACCCAGAAACGAAGCCGCCGGTGTGGAGGCCCGCGGCCTCGTCACGCGCCTTTTGCGCCAGCAGCAGGCGCACCAGGGCTTGGGTGCCGGTGAGGTACACGCGGCCAGTGGCTTGGGTGTATTTGTCGTCCAGCGTGACCCGGGTCAACTGGGGAGGAAGCGTCGGAAGGACGGGGGGCATCGTGCTCATCGGGGTCTCCGGTTGGGGCAGGGCGCCGGCTTTCAGCCTCCGAGGGTGACGGGGCTGGAGCGGCCTGGCATCGGGTGAAACGCCAAGCCCTGCGAGCGGTTTTTAGGCCGGTTGGAGTGTCCGCAAGTGAGGACGTTCTGCTCTATTCGGGTTTGTGCGGGGGTGAAACATTCGCCAACGCCTCAGCCACCTGCCCGCGCAGGCGACGCAACGCCAGCAACTCCGCATCGGGCACCGCCACGGCGGCCCAGAGCAAGGCCACCATGTCGGCGGCGCGTTGCTCGATGTCGATCTGGTGTTGCAGCCCCACGGCCTCCCACAACAAATGCTCCATCGGCCCGAGGATGAGGGCGCGCAGCAAGCGCAGCGGCACATCGGCGCGGATTTCACCGCTGGCTTGGCCACGCGCCAGCACGTCCATCAGCGGCGCGGTGTAGCGGCGTTGCAGCGGCAAAAAACTCTCGCCCAAATCCTGGCCCTTGGCGCGACCTTCGGAAAGCACCAGCGCACACAAGCCCGTGCCCTGCTGCAAAAACAAGCGCAAATGCGTGGCGATGAAAAAGCGCAACTGCTCACGGATGGGCGCCTCACGCGGCATGCCCTGCTCCACCACGGCGATGATTTCGTCGTACCAATCGTTGATGACGCGCACGCACAGCTCACGCTTGCCCCGGAAGTAGGTGAACACCGTGGCTTCGCTGATGCCCAGGCGCTGCGCCATCTCGCCGGTGGTGGCGCGCTCGTAGCCCTTTTCGGCGAAGACCTCGCGGGCCACTTTGAGGATGCCTTGAATGCGCTGCTCGCTGCGGGCGCTGGCGGCGCTGCGGCGGGTGCTCAGCGTCGCTGCCGACGGGCTAGAGGGTTCGGGTGCTTGCATGGGTTGAGTTTCACTCAATATGCATGCCAACCTCTCATCACCGACAACAACCCCGCATCGAACGTCAGCAACTCCAACCCGTTGTGCAGGGCGGTGGCAGCAATGAGCGCGTCCGGCAGCTTGATGCGGCGCTGGCGGCGCAAGGCAATGGCCTGGTCTTCAATTTCCCGGGTGATCGGCAAATAGACGAAGTGCGCCAACCTGAAACGGATCACAGCGTCCTCATTGGCCATGATGCCCGCAAAGCCCAGCAGTTCCATGCGTGTCACCGCGCTGTAGGCGCACTCATGGGCTTGCATGTTGCGCAGCGTCGCCATCTCTACGATGTCGGGCG is a genomic window of Vitreoscilla filiformis containing:
- a CDS encoding indolepyruvate ferredoxin oxidoreductase family protein produces the protein MSTMPPVLPTLPPQLTRVTLDDKYTQATGRVYLTGTQALVRLLLAQKARDEAAGLHTGGFVSGYRGSPLGGVDQEMWRAKKHLDAHNIRFTPGLNEELAATAVWGSQMVALDPEATVQGVFSLWYGKGPGVDRSGDVFKHGNIAGCAEHGGVLLVAGDDHACKSSTLPHQSEHAFIAAMIPVLHPSGVREFIEFGLHGYAMSRYSGCWVGFKTISDTVESSSSVEVDPMAVNIRIPDSYPIPPDGFHIRWPDPPLQQENRLQRERLYALLEYVRVNGLNRQDWAAPSAKLGICTTGKSYLDVREALVMLGLDEAAAAVLGLRLLKIGVVWPLEPQCVVEFAQGLDEILVVEEKRQVLEYQIKEHLYNEPASARPRVVGKYDETGEWVKVPHDGILLSPNGELTPAVIASVIASRLAKVLGEAALPESVRAWLTPCQKASASANGAAPLPQRVPYFCAGCPHNTSTKVPEGSQASAGIGCHYMVQWMDRRTATLTQMGGEGVSWIGHAPFTAQKHRFINLGDGTYMHSGSLAIRAARAAGVNVTYKLLVNDAVAMTGGQPVEGAPTPVQLLQQLAAEGITQLFLVSDDPQPHHGAAGLPAGVEILHRDAMDALQRRVRELKGVSVIVYVQTCAAEKRRRRKKGLMPVLAQRAVIHPDICEGCGDCGVQSNCVAIVPVETPLGRKRAIDQSACNQDFSCVKGFCPSFVTVQGGQLRKPEPRATGLPQDVLPEPPLPTLDHTWNVLITGVGGTGVVTIGALLGMAAHLEGKGVVVLDMAGLAQKGGAVMSHVRIAANPDVLHAARVPDHQADVLLGCDLMVSASASALLGMDAQRTRAVLNTDVAPTGTFTQNPDWQASPDALLARARSAVAEAHALGATHLATALLGDAVATNVFVLGFAWQKGWLPLRLASLEWAIELNGASVAMNRAAFAWGRQAALDVGKVEAVAGRMPSELAHGPVRESVILLPERTPALADLLADRLPRLTAYQDAAYARRYEQFVQEIAALERERIGSDRFTREVAVSLYKLMAVKDEYEVARQLSSPEFQARIAAQFEGDYQLHFHLVPPWRGGRGGMSEAQGSAERPAKQRFGAWLLPAMRWLAQGRRLRSTVFDVFGYSAERREEHAALADFEQLARQLAQGLTAANVSTALALAKLPQSVRGFGPVKAAAMQAAQRRRDELLARWQQLRADQGVV
- a CDS encoding TetR/AcrR family transcriptional regulator — encoded protein: MQAPEPSSPSAATLSTRRSAASARSEQRIQGILKVAREVFAEKGYERATTGEMAQRLGISEATVFTYFRGKRELCVRVINDWYDEIIAVVEQGMPREAPIREQLRFFIATHLRLFLQQGTGLCALVLSEGRAKGQDLGESFLPLQRRYTAPLMDVLARGQASGEIRADVPLRLLRALILGPMEHLLWEAVGLQHQIDIEQRAADMVALLWAAVAVPDAELLALRRLRGQVAEALANVSPPHKPE
- a CDS encoding type II toxin-antitoxin system VapC family toxin; translation: MIGVKYLLDTNFVLGLLKSAPDIVEMATLRNMQAHECAYSAVTRMELLGFAGIMANEDAVIRFRLAHFVYLPITREIEDQAIALRRQRRIKLPDALIAATALHNGLELLTFDAGLLSVMRGWHAY